The genomic DNA CATCATCTCGATGAATTAATAACCGCCTTATTACAATTCAAGGATGATTTATTAATCGATTCACAAATCAGCTGATACTTCCACTAAATGTAGGAGGACATAAATGAGCCTTACTACTAGCCTCCTTAATAATTTTCTTAATTACAATTAATATGTTAGGGCTCCTGCCATATACCTTTACACCAACAACGCAACTATCACTCAACATGGGATTTGCCGTACCACTATGACTTGCTACGGTAATTATCGGAATGCGGAATCAACCAACAGTAGCCTTGGGTCACCTATTACCAGAAGGTACACCCATCCCACTGATTCCAGTACTAATTATTATCGAAACAATTAGTCTATTTATTCGACCATTAGCCCTAGGAGTCCGACTCACAGCCAACTTAACTGCAGGCCACCTTCTAATTCAACTTATTGCCACAGCTGTGTTTGTCCTTATACCAATAATACCAACAGTAGCAATTCTGACCGCCACAGTATTATTTTTACTGACACTATTAGAAGTAGCAGTAGCAATAATTCAAGCTTATGTATTTGTACTTCTTCTAAGCCTATACCTACAAGAAAACG from Carassius langsdorfii mitochondrion, complete genome includes the following:
- the ATP6 gene encoding ATP synthase F0 subunit 6 — its product is MMVSFFDQFASPSYLGIPLIAIAIALPWVLYPTSSSRWINNRLITIQGWFINRFTNQLMLPLNVGGHKWALLLASLMIFLITINMLGLLPYTFTPTTQLSLNMGFAVPLWLATVIIGMRNQPTVALGHLLPEGTPIPLIPVLIIIETISLFIRPLALGVRLTANLTAGHLLIQLIATAVFVLMPMMPTVAILTATVLFLLTLLEVAVAMIQAYVFVLLLSLYLQENV